Part of the Eshraghiella crossota genome is shown below.
CAGCTCCATGCGCATTCTCGCTTTCCTTATCCTGCCGGTCCTCATGATTCATCTGCCGCAGCCGGAAGCACAAAATAGTCACGCACACGCCGAGAAGAAAGGCCAGCAACCCGATAACAATGTATCCCAAAGCCGCGCCGCTGTGAAAGATGCTTGCCGCCGTTTCAAAGCCGGAGTAGTCGCCGGTCTGGATTTTCACGACAATACCGGGCATGGCGAGGGACGCACCTATGAGCAGCACAAGGCACGCCACCACAGCGGAAGCCATGGTAATCGTATTGCGCCGCAGCCGTTTCTCCCGCTCAATTTTGGCGATGCGCCGCTTTGTCTCCGCGACGCGCTCTTCATAACTCCGCATTTGTGATTCCCTCCCGTTCTAAGAGCCTTCGCAGGCTTTTCTTTCCGCGATACACCATGTTGGTGATCTGTTTTACCGTTTTTTCCGTGACCTCCGCCGCCTGTGCGTAGCTCATATCCTCAAAATAGGTGAGATAGAGGACTTCCCGATAGTCCGGATTCATTTCGCTCATGCAGAAGTGCAGAATGCGGTTTCGCTCCTCCGTCCGGATGACCTCCTCCGTCAGCAGCCGTCCGTCCGGCTCGTTGGTCAGTGCATCAAGGCTGAACAGCGGCTTTCGTTTGCTCTTATGGCGCAGTGCCATGTGCCGCGCCGCCTTATAGAGATACGCCTTGAAGCCGCCGTCCCGGATGCGGGGTTTTTTCGTGAACAGATAGGCAAAAACGTCCAGCATCAGCTCTTCGGACTCGTGAACGTCGTGCAGATATCCGTCGATATATAGGGTCATGGGGTCGCCGTATTTTTTCATCAGGGCATTGAGCCCTTCGTCGTCGCCGCTCAGATATTGGCGGTATAAAGCCTCGTCGCAAGTCATAGCGTTCACTTCCTTTTTGCGGATGCTTCCAATTCCAATGCGGAGGGAATCCGCCCCTCGGCGCAATACTGATTGACCCGCCGCTCCGATACGCCCCAACGGTAGGACGCCTCCCGAATGGAGATATAGCCCTTGATCTCGTTCATACCGCACCTCCGCATGTATAATAATCAATACAATACATTATATACGAATATCCGAATATAAGCAATCCCACACGGACGACTTTGCACGAAGTTTTTTAGGGGTTGTCAAATTCATCTTCGATCAATAATCGAGAGACGGTGTTGCATATCCGTCAGGCAGTATCCGAAACAGAGGATATATTTGCAGATTTTTCTCCATGATCAGGGCTGTGTCATACATTTGGTGGTCAATCTCGGTTGTTTTTGCGGCAGGAAGAAAAAGCAACGGTCGATTTCTTTCAAGCCGTTTTCTGCCCATTTCCGCAAATGGGCTTGTATCAAAGACGGCTTTTAGATAGATGATGGATATAGCGGTACGACCTTTGAGAGACCGGATTGGAAACGATTGACGGAAAGCAGAGAAAGAACGTGCTGAAAAAGAAAAAGCAGCTTTAGAAGCTGCAACTGATACTGACAAATCTAAAAAGGGAGCATAGGTAACTGCCGGAAACTCCCATTACATAAGGGTTTCAAGCCCACTTCTAAAAATATCCCTATGATTTTCTATATACGTTCATAATATCATTATGGTCTTTTGTTACGATTTCATTCATTTTTATCTCCTTTAATTGTCGACGCAACGAGTCGACAATTAAATAGAATGCAATTTGCTTTGTTTCTTCTTCGTTCCACTATAACGATGAGCAAATGCTCCTGTAACTAATCAATTGAAGCAATACAAGCAGAAATTGCTTTCTTCCAGATAACGTAGAAGATATTGATAGTTTCAACTTATATCCGATATCGTGTTATTGACTTCCAGTTTTCCGGGAATCCCATCTGTTTTAACAGATTCTTTTCTGTGATTCTGGAGCTGCTTCTTACATATTTATCTATCAGAAGAACAAGTTCTCTTTTAAACAATAAAAAGCTGTCTGCAGAGAGTAAATAACGAAATGCTATTACAACACCAAATAAATCCTTCTTCCCCTGATTATACTGATTTCCAGTTTGTGAAATATGAAGCTTTGAATGCAACACAGTATTCGGTATTTCAGAATACACCTTATGCGAAAAGAGACGCTCGTTATGTGCGCACACATTACGGTACAGTACAAGTACCTTCAGATATTGTTCCAATTCCCTTTCATTTACCTTCTTGAAATTCTTACTGATTTTACTTTGAATCCGGCTTGTAAGAAAAGAATACATCTTAGAAATCTGTCCAAATGTCATCGCATTAATCAAAACCCATAATGGTACATTCTGATACACATTTCGTTGATGAACAATATAATCATAATCTGTATTTGTCAGGGCAAGTCCATCTAACATACGTATTAATTTGTCGATACCTCGTTGATTACTTCTCACATAATTATAGCTGGCGGTGTCAAGATAATGTGTCTGCATCTCTCCGTATACTTCACAAAATGAATAACTGATGATATTACGAATTTTCTTTTCAATTTGACAGATATATCGAAATATAAGCTCGCGAAGTCTATTATCAAAATCGTAGAGTGCATATATATCTTCAAATGTAGTATTCTCAAGATATACCCGTGTCATTGCATCTCGAAAGGGTTCTTTATATCCGCCAATCAATGCAAAGTATCCAATGTCACGTAGCTTCTCTTCTGCAAATTCTCTATTGTTAATAATCAACTGTTTTTCATCTGTCAATTTATGCAATTGCTGCTCATAAGTAAGAAATGGCTTCAAACTACTCCCCCTTTATGTATGAAAAAAGGAGGGCCCGCAGGTCCTCCCCCGGTCTCAGTCCTCTCGAGTATCTGAAACCTAATCGCTGATTGAATTCTACAACAAAGCTACAAAACTGTCAAGCGACAAATTCTGCATTAACTCAGTGTATGTCATCAATCAATATTTATTTTATGAGTTATTTATGCTAACTATTCATGCCGAGCACACCTATAACAAACGTTAATATTACTACAATGCCAAAATAATCTTTTTCCCTTTACAGTTCTTCATTACTTGTTACCTTTCTTTCATTTTTGAGGATTTATTTTCCTAGTTATTCCATGGATAAATATCTCTTAAAGCACAAAATCATGGAAAATGGAATGGAATGTTCCAGCAGGATATTTACGAAACTGATAATTCCACTTGTCAACTACCCACGACCTGAAGGTCATGGGTTTGTAACTGCCCAGTCGTACTAACAGCTTACGCCTCCGGCCTTTAACCCCAATAGATATCGCTATCTAAAGTTGCGATACATTCTCTTTCTTCTTGGGCAGAATATTTAAAGTTCCCACATCGACATAATTATCGACCAATACAAGACTTTTCGTTGCACTAGCTACCAGATCTATCAGTAAGCTAAACGCATCATATATCTGTCCATCAAAAAAGATTTTCTGCTGTGATTCATTTACGCATTTCAACAAATGTTTCCATTATCCTGATACTGACTTGTATTGCAATATCACTCCTCAACACCGCAGAAAGCATTGCAATACCTTGTTCTGTAAAAACATATGGCAGATATCTTCTTTAGGAAATTTTTGATATCAGATTTCTCTGCTCCATACGCACACCTTATAATCAGGCAAGAACTGCTTCCTGCTTTACGATTTCTTTCACCTCATCCAAAGACAAGCCGGAATAACGTGCCATTTTCTCAACGGATGTTTCGCCATCACGAATCATACGAACAACGAACTCACGTGTTACTTCTTCACGCTCCTGATTTCTCATTTCTTCAATTGCTTTGCACATACTCTCAACTCCTTTCGCATCTTCCTTGAAGTATCTGACTCTGTCTGCCAGTTTTCCATAAAACATATCATCCGCATCGGTACAGGAGAAATCTACTAATTAATTTGTGAAATTTTAATAACCTCTAGGTAGAACTCGACTCTTGCTCTGCTTGCTTTTTTCTACCCTTTTGCTCATTTACATCAGGTACCTTCTGGGTAGAATTCGACTCTTGCTCTGTTTGCTTTTTTCTACCCTTTTGCTCATTTCAGGTACTTCTGGGTAGAACTCAACTTTCTCTCAGTTTGTGTTTCTCTACCTTTCTACTCATTTCAGGTACCTTCGGGTAGAATTCGACTCTTGCTCAGTTTGTGTTTTTTTACCCCTTTACTCATTTCAGTCGCTTATGGGTAGAACTCGACTCTTGTTCTGCTTGCTTTTCTCTACCCTTTTACTCATTTCAAGCACATCTAGGTAGAACTCGGCTCTTATCCTGCTTGCTTTTTTCTACCCTTTTGCTCATTTCAGGTACCTTCGGGTAGAATTCGACTCTTATCCTGCTTGCTTTTTTCTACCCCTTTGCTCATTTCAAGCACCTCTGGGTAGAATTCAACTCTCGCTCAGTTTGTGTTTCTCTACCAATTTTTAGTTCTTCCATCCGGTCATCAGAGGGTGGCGGAAGAAGTTTAGCACGTTTTTCCAGAGAGAACTGGCGGTATTCTGCAGGGGATAGAAACGGCTTATTTTGAACCGGCACAGTTGACGAATTGCTAAATTCATCATATATATCCTTCCGGACTCCTCAACAAACAATAAAATCCATGTATTTGCCTAATTGCAAACACATGGATTATTACCTTAAATTCCTAATCCAACAGGTTCTTCATATTCTCAAGTCCTATAAGAAGGGTTGAAGAATTATGAAGTAAAGCTGATGTTGTAGGCTGTATGACACCTGCAACTCCAAGGAGTATTAACATGGAATTGAAACCGACAATGGTTCTGTAATTTTTACCGATACGTTTCATTAAGGCATCGCTTAAGTTTTTCAGAGTAACAACACGGTAAAGGTCATCGGCTCCTATTGTGATATCCGCAATTTCCCTTGCTATTTCGGCACCGTCACTGATGGCTATTCCTACATCTGCTGCCGATAATGCCGGCGAATCGTTAATGCCATCGCCTATCATCACTACTTTTCTTCCTGCCGCTTTTTCTTTTTCTATAAAGCCTGCCTTATCTTCAGGAAGCACTTCCGAGTAGTATTCGTCAACGCCTACACGTCCTGCAACGGCTTTTGCTGTTCTTTCGCTGTCACCGGTCATCATAACAATCTTTGTAAAACCTGCTTTGTGAAGTTTTCTGACTACGTCTTCTGCTTCTTTCCTTAACGGATCCTCTATGCATATAACTGCCGCAAGAGCACCGTCGATTGCCATATAAAGATGTGAATATTCCTCCGGAAGTGTATTGAATAAATCCTTTTTGTCCTCAGGAATAATACTTTTTTCATCTTCAAAAACAAAATGGTAGCTGCCGATGATAACCTTTTTATTGTTTATCATGGTTGATATTCCATGTGCCACAACATATTCTACCTTGGTATGCATTTCTTCATGCAGCAGATTCTTTTCCATAGCCGCATTGACTACCGCTTTTGCCATTGAATGTGGGAAATGTTCTTCAAGACATGCCGCCGTTCTTAAAAGTTCGTCCGGTGTTTCTCCGTTGAATGAAACCACATCCGCAACTGTTGGTCTTGCCTTTGTCAGTGTGCCTGTCTTATCAAATACAATTGTATCTGCTTCTGCCATTGCTTCAAGGAATTTACCGCCCTTGACAGTAATGTCATGGGCATTTGCCTCCCTAATCGCAGAAAGTACGGATATAGGCATTGCAAGCTTTAAGGCACAGGAGAAATCTACCATTAAGATAGAAAGTGCCTTCGTCACATTTCTTGTTAAAAGGTAAGTAAGTATCGTACCGCCAAGACTGTATGGGACAAGACGGTCTGCAAGATGCTCTGCCTTGCTTTCCAATCCCGATTTGAGTTTTTCGGATTCTTCTATCATTGCAACAATCTTTTCAAAACGGCTTGAATTTTTAGTCTGATTTACAAGGATTGTAATTTCGCCCTCTTCTACAACGGTTCCCGCATATACAACTGCGTCTTTTGCTTTTCTTACGGCAACGGATTCGCCTGTAAGGGATGCCTGATTGACCATGGCTTCACCGTCATATACTTTTCCGTCAAAAGGTATTACATTACCCATATGTACTACAACCTTGTCTCCCGGTTTAACGTCATTCGAGGATACAAGAACTTCTTTTCCATCAACCGACAGCCATACTTTGCTGATATTAAGTGACATACTTCTTGCGAGGTCACCAACGGATTTTTTATGTGTCCATTCTTCAAGTATCTCGCCTATGCCAAGCATAAACATAATTGAGCCTGCGGTTCCTATGTCATCCCTGAGGATGGATACTCCTATTGCGGTTGCATCAAGAACAGGCACTTCAATCTTATGTCTGAGCAAGGTTCTGATTCCGTTTCCTATGTATTTAAAAGATTTTGATATTACCATCAAAGCCCTTACAGGTAATGGTATGAAAAATCTGGTTGCGTAATGCAGTGCAATTTTTGTTACAAGTTTTTCCTGATACTCCGCATTAACCTGTCTGCTGGAATTATCTGTAATTACTGCGGGCACCTCGATATCTTCATAGTGGAAACGTCTCAATGTGTTGATTATATCTGTCCGTTTTCCCTTGTATTCTATAACCGCGTCTGCAGTTCTTTCATATACCTTTGCAAAAGTGATATTTTTATTATTATTAAGAAAATACAACAAAATATCCGCTTCTTTATATGTCATTCTACTGACTGCGAAATGAACTCTCATCCGCTTATCTGATTCATGTCGTATTATAAACTTCATAATATTTTTCTATTTCTCGGATTCTTCTGCTTCTTCAGTATCTTCTTTGACATCCTCAAATTCTTCTGCTTCCTTGGCTGCTCTTTCTTCATTGATTGCCTTGGCATCCGCAAGAATATCTCCTGCATTTTCCTGAACTGTATTGACAGTCTTCATAACACTGTCTTTTGCCCTTAATACGGCAGCAGTACAATTTGTATATACCTTCTTTGCATCTTTGCTGGATAAAATCTTAACTCCGGCAGTTCCAAATGCAAAACCGGCAGCAAAAAGTCCTACTTTTTTCCAATTCACGCGCTGTAAACACTTTAACATATTATGTACCTCCTGCGAGCATTTCTTTAATTCTTTTGATTATATTTCTGTTATCCCGCAGTGTCAACGATAAAATTTCTCAATAAGATTTGTGTCCTACAACTCTGCATTGTATTTCTGTGCCGCCACTTTCTCCACAGCCTACGAAGCATATAATCCCTATGTTTTTTACACTCTGTCCGGATGTAATCAAGATTGAATGTGTCTCCCTTTGCATTCAGATAGGCATAAAAATCCATTAAGGTACGCAAGCCTGTACCACTGCCGCTATAATGCTTGTAAGCGTAGCTTGTGATAGACATCATGGTTACCCTTACCTACATACTCTGCCTTGTAGCCCTCTGAAATCATATGCTTCTCCATCCGCTCCCATGCATCTGCATCAAACAGGATATCATTGTCCGACATCTGCCGCATTCCGACTGACGGATAATAGTCCTTCATGATAATGCCCTTTAATGGCAGATACAGCATGTCATAAGGAATCTGCTCTATATTATGTATTTTCTGTATGTTGTCACCATCTTTCTTCCCCAAATGCAACCTGCCTGTCACACAGCTTTAATGCTGCCGGGCGGTGAGTTACAATGATCACTGTCTTGTCTGTCATACTGCGAAGATTCCCAAGCACCACTTCTTCTGTTCCGGCATCCAGTGCACTGGTGGCTTCATCTTTTTTATAAAAAAATGTCATCCCACCACTTTTTTGTGACGTAATGACATTTTTTAGTCCATTTATGCAGTTCGTCACAGCATTTATTCCTGCGTTAAAAGGATTTACCATTCCAAACTATCTTTATTGAGCAGGAAATCATATATACCCATAATGAGAACCCCGTCATCATTATAATATTTTGCAGGTGTATCTTTCGTAATTATAATTTTTTTGAAAGCATCGCCTGTCAGCATCAACGATCTCTGTTCCTGCTCCATTTTTTCTTGTGTAGGCATTGCAAATGCTGATTGAATATAATAACGCTTAGATGCCTGATTACATACAAAATCTATTTCTAATTGCTTTCGGACATTATTGCCATCCTTTGTTGTATAATTTACAGGGACTACACCTACATCAACATTATATCCTCTCATTTTTAACTCATTAAATATGATATTCTCCATTGTATGGGTTTCTTCCATTTGCCTGAAATTTAATCTAGCATTTCTAAGTCCCATATCAGTAAAATAATACTTTGATGGTGTATCTATATATTTTTTCCCTTTAATATCATAACGCACTGCTTTATCAATCAAAAATGAATCACACAAATATTCAATGTAATTTGTCAGTGTATTTTTGCTAATTGTTTTCTGCTTAACACTCTTAAATGTAGCGGATAATTTTGAAGGGTTTGTAAGCGAACCAATGGATGACGAAAGAATATTTAATAGTTCTTCCAATTCTGACCGGTTACGCACACGATGTCGTCCTACTATATCTGAAATATAGGTTTCTTCAAACAGCGATTTTAAAAATGCGATCTTTTCCTCCGGAGTTGTGAAGTTTAATATAAGCGGAAGTCCTCCGTATAGCATATATTCATTCCATCCATCCTGTTTCGTCCCATCGTATACTGACATAAATTCCTCAAAACTAAGTGGATACATATGCACCTCATCTCCACGACCACGAAATTCAGTTATTACATCTTTTGATAAGAAATGTGCGTTACTTCCGGTTACATAAATATCTAC
Proteins encoded:
- a CDS encoding RNA polymerase sigma factor gives rise to the protein MTCDEALYRQYLSGDDEGLNALMKKYGDPMTLYIDGYLHDVHESEELMLDVFAYLFTKKPRIRDGGFKAYLYKAARHMALRHKSKRKPLFSLDALTNEPDGRLLTEEVIRTEERNRILHFCMSEMNPDYREVLYLTYFEDMSYAQAAEVTEKTVKQITNMVYRGKKSLRRLLEREGITNAEL
- a CDS encoding Abi family protein codes for the protein MKPFLTYEQQLHKLTDEKQLIINNREFAEEKLRDIGYFALIGGYKEPFRDAMTRVYLENTTFEDIYALYDFDNRLRELIFRYICQIEKKIRNIISYSFCEVYGEMQTHYLDTASYNYVRSNQRGIDKLIRMLDGLALTNTDYDYIVHQRNVYQNVPLWVLINAMTFGQISKMYSFLTSRIQSKISKNFKKVNERELEQYLKVLVLYRNVCAHNERLFSHKVYSEIPNTVLHSKLHISQTGNQYNQGKKDLFGVVIAFRYLLSADSFLLFKRELVLLIDKYVRSSSRITEKNLLKQMGFPENWKSITRYRI
- a CDS encoding heavy metal translocating P-type ATPase, with translation MKFIIRHESDKRMRVHFAVSRMTYKEADILLYFLNNNKNITFAKVYERTADAVIEYKGKRTDIINTLRRFHYEDIEVPAVITDNSSRQVNAEYQEKLVTKIALHYATRFFIPLPVRALMVISKSFKYIGNGIRTLLRHKIEVPVLDATAIGVSILRDDIGTAGSIMFMLGIGEILEEWTHKKSVGDLARSMSLNISKVWLSVDGKEVLVSSNDVKPGDKVVVHMGNVIPFDGKVYDGEAMVNQASLTGESVAVRKAKDAVVYAGTVVEEGEITILVNQTKNSSRFEKIVAMIEESEKLKSGLESKAEHLADRLVPYSLGGTILTYLLTRNVTKALSILMVDFSCALKLAMPISVLSAIREANAHDITVKGGKFLEAMAEADTIVFDKTGTLTKARPTVADVVSFNGETPDELLRTAACLEEHFPHSMAKAVVNAAMEKNLLHEEMHTKVEYVVAHGISTMINNKKVIIGSYHFVFEDEKSIIPEDKKDLFNTLPEEYSHLYMAIDGALAAVICIEDPLRKEAEDVVRKLHKAGFTKIVMMTGDSERTAKAVAGRVGVDEYYSEVLPEDKAGFIEKEKAAGRKVVMIGDGINDSPALSAADVGIAISDGAEIAREIADITIGADDLYRVVTLKNLSDALMKRIGKNYRTIVGFNSMLILLGVAGVIQPTTSALLHNSSTLLIGLENMKNLLD
- a CDS encoding DUF6110 family protein, whose product is MLKCLQRVNWKKVGLFAAGFAFGTAGVKILSSKDAKKVYTNCTAAVLRAKDSVMKTVNTVQENAGDILADAKAINEERAAKEAEEFEDVKEDTEEAEESEK
- a CDS encoding nucleotidyltransferase family protein translates to MGKKDGDNIQKIHNIEQIPYDMLYLPLKGIIMKDYYPSVGMRQMSDNDILFDADAWERMEKHMISEGYKAEYVGKGNHDVYHKLRLQAL
- a CDS encoding ATP-binding protein, with the translated sequence MVIERTVYLDKLISKKHNGLIKVITGIRRCGKSYLLFQLFKNQLLANGVDAEHIIEIAFDAFENKQYQDPYVLFPYLKEKISGEGMFYVLLDEVQLLDQFESVLNSLLHMRNVDIYVTGSNAHFLSKDVITEFRGRGDEVHMYPLSFEEFMSVYDGTKQDGWNEYMLYGGLPLILNFTTPEEKIAFLKSLFEETYISDIVGRHRVRNRSELEELLNILSSSIGSLTNPSKLSATFKSVKQKTISKNTLTNYIEYLCDSFLIDKAVRYDIKGKKYIDTPSKYYFTDMGLRNARLNFRQMEETHTMENIIFNELKMRGYNVDVGVVPVNYTTKDGNNVRKQLEIDFVCNQASKRYYIQSAFAMPTQEKMEQEQRSLMLTGDAFKKIIITKDTPAKYYNDDGVLIMGIYDFLLNKDSLEW